A single window of Callithrix jacchus isolate 240 chromosome 6, calJac240_pri, whole genome shotgun sequence DNA harbors:
- the VWC2L gene encoding von Willebrand factor C domain-containing protein 2-like isoform X2: protein MALHIHEAYILLLVIPGLVTSAAISHEDYPADEGDQISSNDNLIFDDYRGKGCVDDSGFVYKLGERFFPGHSNCPCVCALDGPVCDQPECPKIHPKCTKVEHNGCCPECKEVKNFCEYHGKNYKILEEFKVQTALQELQ from the coding sequence ATGGCTCTTCATATTCATGAAGCTTACATACTTCTGTTGGTAATCCCTGGATTGGTCACATCTGCTGCTATCAGTCATGAAGACTATCCTGCTGATGAAGGTGACCAGATCTCCAGTAATgacaatctgatctttgatgaCTATCGAGGGAAAGGGTGTGTCGATGACAGCGGCTTTGTATACAAGTTGGGAGAACGATTTTTCCCCGGGCATTCCAACTGTCCATGTGTCTGTGCTTTAGATGGACCTGTTTGCGACCAACCAGAATGCCCTAAAATTCACCCAAAATGTACTAAAGTGGAACACAATGGATGCTGTCCTGAGTGCAAAGAAGTAAAAAACTTCTGTGAATATCACGGGAAAAATTACAAAATCTTGGAGGAATTTAAG